The Apus apus isolate bApuApu2 chromosome 1, bApuApu2.pri.cur, whole genome shotgun sequence nucleotide sequence GGCTGGAGTATTCCTGTGACCAAAGGGATCTTGCCATCTCCCCGAGAATCTCACACAGCCATCGTATACTGCAGAAAAGATTTAGGAAGTCCaaagatttatatttttggAGGGATGTGTGGCTGTCGGCTGAATGATCTCTGGGAACTTGACATAGGTGAGTTGATTTGCCAGTAAAAGTCAGTGCAGGGGCCTCATTGGCTTAGAGGAAAAATTGCAGTATATAATGATTCATTGCATGATGTACAGATACTGTTGGGACTCACACCATAGTGTTAaccttttgtaattttttaatttaaatgtatacAGCACTGATTGCATATAGTGTCTTCACTGATTTTGGTTACACTACGAGATTGTTTCCTTAGAGACCATTAAAGACTGTCACTGTGATAGCCAAGTTAAATAACCATAATGAAACCGTAATGTATCTTTTTGATAAACTGATAAGCAATTTGTTTACTAGTATTTCctgtgaattttaaaagaagctttaaataattttttttttttgcaccttcTTTCTTAAAGTGGCTATctcaaaaagctgaaatttaGTTTTATTGAATGTTGGAGGTATATTACATCCTAATTCCAGGTACTGAAATACACAGTGATAAGCTGcttgaagctttttcttttttttcttttagaaaccATGACCTGGTCAAGACCAGAAACTAAAGGGACAGTGCCACTTCCTCGCAGTCTCCATACAGCCAATGTAATAGGAAACAAGTATGTCTGTTGTTAAAAGCTCACCTCTAGAAAGGTACACTTAGTAGGAGAATGATGATGCTTATGCACTACTGCTCAGTATAAACCCTCAGCCTTGTAGAgaacttttctgcttctgttacCCTACCTCAGTGGAAATTAAAAAGTACTGTTTGTTAATTTAAGTATCACACAGTCAGTGTATCTGTATCTGCCCAACCCACAAGCAGCTTTTCAGGCTTCCTAATGCACCTGGGCTTCTTTCTGCATCCTGGGATGGTCTCAGCTGAACCTGAGCTGTCTTTGTTAGGAGTCAACTCTGTGTCTGTGACACAGTGAACTAGCTGCGCAAAGAAACTGCCCAAAGAGTAGAACTAATTCTAGGCAAAACCATTCCACATTTTGATGGGCCAATTTTTCTGTAGTCTGTTCCACATTACTTTGCTTTTTGGCAGATAGCATTGATAAAATTAACTTCTAAAAATGGATTTCAGTCCATTTTATATCAGTTTACAAGCTGGTGTGAAGAGAAAGAGGcaaggggggggaaagaagtgTGAAAGCTTTGTATCTTCTGATCCAAGAGCTTAGCTGTatgttatttatataaaatgtaaCCAGTTTGTAGCCTGCTTCATGTTTTTCAATTTTGATACCTGACTTATATACCAgtcttctcattttaaaatagtttatcaAGAGGTGTGCAGTAAAGGTTGTAGAAGTTCCATGTAAATGTGTGGTTTTTGCAGACTGTTGGCAGTTTGGTGTTTTGTAGAAAAGATACAGTATTAATCCAGGATGTTTGAGGAGTTTGGGGTGggcttttttaaattgtttttttaaatcagttaaCTTACTAAAAATGTCAGAAGATACATGTGTGCAACAATGCTTTCTAAAGAGACTACACACTAAATCTGCTATAAACCAGAACTGAAAGCAGTggaaattttctgttttgtcctAGTTTGAGAGAGCACATGCAGCAGATCTGGATGTTaattggcttttctttttccctcttccctcttttcctctaTTTCAGAATGTATGTTTTTGGTGGATGGGTTCCACAGTCAGCAGGAGGTGAAATTTCTGCTCATGATGGTGAATGGAAATGTACTGGTTCATTTTCTTATCTTAATTTGGGTCAGTGTTTCTGCCTTTCTGGGAGTGGGCATTTTCAATTAATACTTTTCTAACAGAGTAGAGTAAGTATTTTTGAGACCACAAGAGAAGTTTTAGTGTACACAGTTGTAATCCTAgctgacaaaagaaaatgtcggtgatttttttattgttatttttatttgaacatTCAGCAGGCTTGCTGATGCAAATCTTTGCTCATAGAACTTTAATGCTAAGTAACACAGGTAATCCTTCTTCATTTATAGTAGAACACAAGACAGATCCTGAAATTAGTGTTTTCTAAATGTGTTAGAAATGTTGTCCCAAAAGCGGGGTCCATTACCTGGTGTGGaagaagccaatccacacacagagcTAAGATACTTGCcttaatatccagttctgcacagaagagGGAAcagggtggtattccacaaagcaaactcagcttcctgaaacacaagtgctacttttatacccaaaaatgtgaaaaataaatttatctcTAATTATATTCTATAATTCGCACACATGATTGGTTAACGAGTTCTtcacttccatttaaagtggcaGTGCTCAAAAATGTCACTCGGAATGCTCAAAGAGCAGGGGGCTCTCTGTTGGTCCCTCTAGCCTATGGGTGGGTGTTTTAGCATGCTCACAGCACATTAATGTATTAATGATACATTAATATGGCAAATCTAATTACTCAGTGTTTTCTACCTAGTGCTCAAGGCCAGAACCAAGATAAGCTGTAGGgagtgctcctttccatccctttcatctgtcttgcaggTGTCCTGTAGGCCTGTCTCAAGGGCAGGATGTAGACTACTTGggatgtgtttttctctaattgggATCTGGTTTTCTCTAattctttctgtttcactgttatgTAAGCTCtggttttattctgcatgtctcttttgggtttttttaatgtgattttttttcccaaatataatttttttccccacaattttacttatttcaattaataactgacatcagTACTATCCCTGAATCTTGTATTTGCCTGAGAGAGACAACCAGAGGTCAGAATATTCACCCTCTATTAGTTGAATATATCTTGCAAACCTGCAACCTGCTTTTTGTAATATTGCAAATTTAAATGCAATTGTCTATAAtaacagtgatttatttttgttttctctgagcAGTTAAGTTTATTAACATCTGTATTACTTGTCTTGGAAAATGTCTAGAAACTAAATTTTTTGAGTTTCATTTACTAGATACCACAGAATGGATAGGTCTGATCTCAGATTGCCAGGAGGACAAAAGTAACTTGTTACCAGGGCCAAGAGCAGGACACTGTGCTGTAGCAGTTGGCACTCGTCTGTATATCTGGAGTGGTAGAGATGGTTACAGAAAAGCTTGGAACAATCAAGTTTGCTGCAAAGATCTTTGGTACCTTGATACTGGTGAGTCAGAAATAAATAAGAGACTTGTACTGTGTtccatattttattaatatgtgATGCTGGCATCACTGATGATCAAAATATCTAAAGTTGTAGCAAACTCAgaagtttatttacattttaaagcttatttaaataaaacgTACTTCACTGTTGACTGTTTGAAGGCTACAGCTATAGCTTAAACTGAAGAAATTAGGAAGGCTTGTTTGAAGCTGCTGAAAGAACTTTGTGTCTCAATTCTGCATTGCATGCCATGGTCAGTAGATAGAAGGTACTAAGGAGTGTTTTACCTCAACTCAGGGCTCCTGCCCTCTCATCTTAGTGATCTGTTCTGCTGCTACTTACTCTTTTTTTACCAGCCCCCTCTTTCTCTTGGGatcattgctgctgctgcttcctcatcTCTTGGACTGCAGAAAGATACTGTTGAATCTGAGAAAGGACCAAATTGTTCCTGGGGCTGACGGCAATTCTGGAGCACTAATTACTCGTTAGTAGCTAGCTTGATGCAGGACATCAAAATAGTATTGGGAGAAAGGGAACTAGAATAGTACTTTTGGGAAGGAGTTGTTGCCTGCTGAAGTGGAAGCATGAGAATGATTATTGGAGATTGCGAAATATTTAGGAtattggttttttgttttgtttttatcctcAGGAAGgtcagaagatgaaaaagagTAGCAGGGAAGGGATGTGCTTGAGCGTGAAGCCTAGTCAGGCATCAAGGCAAGTGAGAGGAACAGGTCATTGGCAGTGAATCGTGCCTAGGGAAAGCTCACTTCAGCTACAGCAACTGAGCAAAAAGCAAGCACAATCTTTTCTGAGTCATTACCAGGACTACTTAAAGCTTTAGGAGCCAAAGAGCTGTGTACAGCCTTTTAGGAGAGGAAGAGGATCTCTTACCTCTCTAATCCCCCTGATGATGTAAATACAACCCAAAGACTTattggcagcagcagagccgttaaaaaacaaagaaaacatcaaaactTCAGCATTTTGAACACTCTAGAGAATGACACTTTATAATTCTCTGACTTGAGTTGCCACGTTTGACAGCAGTTTCTTGTTGAATGTGGTATATATTGTACATAAGTGACAAAGGAGATACTGATTTTGCTTgcattatataaatatttcttaaatggATCAAGGAGAGCAATTTCCAACATGCCATCTTTTTTTCATTGGTTTCTTTTAGAGAAACCTCCGGCACCATCACAGGTACAGCTGATTAGAGCTACAACCAACTCTTTTCAAGTGAAGTGGGATGAAGTACCTACAGTTGAAGGATATCTTCTTCAGTTACATGCTGACTCACCAGTGCCGTCAGTGGCTGGAATACCTGGTACTGGGGTTCCGGAGACATCGAGTTCACAAGGTAGTAGTCAGATCACATGACACTAATGTTTGTCAAAAGGTAGAGGATTGCATAAGTAATTAATACAAGTTAATAATAATGATTTTGAGAGAGAGACTCTACTTATTTGGATATATCCAAAATATGTGCGTCATAATTATGGAAAATTCATCTTTAACTTGTCTCTGTCAGTTTTGGCTAGCTATCtgaatattaatatatttgtagagtgctggaaattatttgaaaaataaaagagtgaGAAAGGGATTTTAACCGATTGTTTGCCCATGTGGTTTCATTTTGGTCTTAGAACCAAGTCTTCCTTTAGGCAATTTTGGgtcttcctcttgctttctgaaataGATTCCAACCAACATAATATTAAGTTTTATGTAACTGATTggaatttgcttttgtttaccTGAAAGGTGGCTCTTCTCTACATCAAAGTCCTCAATCATTGCCTAATGTCCCTTATCCAGAAATGAAGGTGGATCATCCCAGCCAAACAAATAATGTCATTCCCAATAATGTAAGTGTAAACTGAAAAATGCCTTGGTGGCAAAGTAGCGTGGAAAGTGAAAGAACTGCCAAAAgattttctcagttttaaaagTCCCTGCATACCTTTTAGGCCTTAGAAAAAGCAcaaactcaaacaaaacaaaaaagggcaTCTGCTGAAGTAGTATCTGTTTTCGTACATCCTTCTTACTTTTCTGATTGAGAGACAGTCTTTAAAGTCCTCTTCCTGGTAATGCAGAATAGAAACTGCAACTGTATTGACTTCCAGAATGCTAACTGGGAGCCTGATGCCAGTAGAAATACTATCCATCCTCAAAATGTTGGTGAAATTAATGTGAGAGGAAGATGGATAAGGcatattccttcttttttagtatttttatgcTAGTCTGCTTAGTTGTAGGTTCCTACTATAGTATAAACCCAGTTGTCTATTCTGGTGGTGCAGTTGTTCATGTTCCACTGTTTTAACAAtttaaaagggaggaaaaaactcTGGCTGAGTAATcacatttttagaaatttaGACCCTTTCTTAACTGTTTTAAGACCTCAGGTCGTTATGGGATCCGTAACGTATTCTTGTAAAAAACACATGTAGAAATACTGTGAATTTTACTAACAGTGGAAGTATGTTAGGTATGTGCCAGGAAAGCAAATGGTGAAAGTCTCTgtaattgtgattttttttttccatcctctcAAGTATAGCCAGTGGAGTAAATGTGCATGTCAATGAAGTTGCCTGTAAGAATGTGAGCTTCTTCTCAGATAAAATGTAGTATGTGTCAGGGACACTTCTAAGTCAGCTTTGACTTTAAGTCTTTGATTAAAGACTTTGCTTAAATGGCTAAGATAAGGTGGATTGTGGTGTTGGTTTCTTGTTTCAATTTGAAGTGCTAGGGGGATTTGTTGTAGgatttctgtttggtttttttgaggaggCATTTTCATACCATGTTTGCAACTGAAATTTCTGAACTTTGCAGTTGAACATTAACAAATATTGTTTTGTTAGGTCCAAGTTTCCCTTTCATCCAACTCATTATTAaaagtagaaggaaaagaaaaagtcacaGCCTCTGAAAACAAGATTACTCAGGAGACTATGAAAACCCATGCAGATGAGACAGGATTCAAAGAATCAAATGCCTCTTCTCTTCTGCCTGTTTGTACTTCAAGTAAGATAACtatagaataaaaattaattaaaaagtgagAGTTAAAATTAATCTCATAAACATTAGgttatttctgcctttcaatTTAACGTTATTTTAGAAGCCTTTGTAGtttaaaaacaaccaacttGTGCTAGTTGTTGCTGTACATATTTTTAGAAGATATGGGGAAAAATGAAATCTTAAGTTGTTTGAAGTGTTGCAAGGGACTCTATATTCATTGCTATGATGGCAGATGTGTCTCTTTAAACATAAATAGCCCTTTTAACATCAAAGAACAGACTGACAGGACCAGATAAACTTTACAACATTAAGGTGATAGTAACTCCAGGCTCTCTTTGacagtttttcttcattagTAGAGAAAAGCTATTTGCTGATGTAAAATTTTAGGCAAGGTAGAGAGGAGCATGTTTGTTTCTGATTGTAGAGGAAGTAGAATATGACTAGGCACTGATTCTGTGACACAGGCATTTCACTGAAATACTTTGAGTTCAGTGTGGTGAACGCAGGCTCAATCATCTGATCTGTTTCATGTAATTTACAGGTAGttagattttaatttacttcaCAGTGTAATTTAAGTGTTTCTCACTTAGCACTGTGATCCACATAATAGACTCCCACAGTGGTTAATCTTAAATCGATTGCTACAAATCTGTGATACTGATTTGtgtagatacttttttttttgctaattagTCCTTTTGTAACCAAATAGATATAGAATAGCAAGCTTCAAACAAATGAAATTGCTGGTTTAATGTAACTGTTTACATGTATCTATTTATGACTATGCAGACAAACTCTTAATAAGTTATATATCTAAAGAAAGCATTAGGAATGACTATAATCAGATCTATTCTAGCCTAAATCTGAGCtaaactctgtttttttctgaaactaaaGCCATTAGATCAAGTCCAGATTTGTTAGGTGTTATCAATATTGAGTtctggttaattttttttttttcttctaaggtTCTCAGACTTCAGCAAATGTAGGTGAATTACATGACTTGGACAAACGAACTGTAAATCCTGATGCTTCTGTATCCAGTACTGTCTCCAGCACGCAAACTATGGTAACCCAGCAGGCTGTTAAAACTGAATCATCAAGTACAAATGGGGCAGTTGTTAAAGATGAAACTTCACTAACAACATTCAATTCAAAATCTGAAGGTTTGAAATGTGTTTCACATACTGTATTTTGAGCTATTTATATCTAAGGCCATCAGAGTTTCTCCTAGTGTGGTGGGATTCCCATCTTGTACTAGTACCTGGGGTTGAGATGGGGCTTTGGGAATTGAAAACCTTGGGTAGCCTGGATGATTTCTGCTATGatttaaacatctttttaaatcagggtattatttttatatatgcgTAAACACTTTATTTCCTCTAAGTTGAGAGTCCTTTAAATCTTCATTTATGCAAAGGCCCATTTTCCAAACAGCAGTAGCAGCCCCTTTTGGTGCCCATAGCACATTTGCTTTCATTCAGTGATTGTCCGCTTATTTAGGCTTCAGGTAAAGACTACAGATAGTAACCTTGgatggttttgattttaaacaaTTGACCTGTGTAACAAATACATCCAGTTCATGAGGCTAGCTCACCACTTGTCAAATGTGGTGACCTCTTGACAGTCTGCTTGACATAGCTGAAataagcagcaaagcagaaaccaaacatcctgatatttttttcaagttttgtcTTTCATCCATACCAACAGGCTGTGCTTGCTAGTGTTTTGAGTGTTAACTGAGAAACTGTGTTTTTTTATGGATGCTGTGTGAGTAGTGTAGTTTTTACCAAACAGtattgtatttaaaaagcaaagccctGAAACACAAGTATAGAATACCAATATCCCCTTGTGTTGCTCATGTGCTTAGTgctttaatgtctttttttttttttttcaagattccATTTAGAATTTACTAAATGTTCTTTCCCCATTTGTtaggattttttaaagattaactGCTTAAGTTCAGACTGTATTAATGTCAGAAAGAATGCATTCAAATTAAGATTTCATGCTTAGACTATTCATATAATGTCATCAATATGTGCCTCAATCTGGTATTTAGATTATTAgttcacaaatattttatactgATTTCATAATTCTGAcactttttagtattttctgaGTCCTGCCTTCTATCTGTCTTGTCTGTAGCAGCCTGCAATGCCAGGCTCTTCCAATTGTTCTTTGGATATCATGCAGACCAAAATTAGTTGTGTTATAAATAGAACTGCATGCAAGAGAAGTCTGAGACATGCTCTTGCAACAAATACTTGTAAATGGCTATTGAGGTCAACTTTCATACACTGTGGACTTTATGTTAAATTTTTCATGTCACTTAAGCTTTTTAAACACAACTTTTTGTTTCTAGCTGCTGAAACTGCTTGTGTTATGCCCTCAACAAGGGTCAGTATCGGACAGACAAATGATCCACATTCCTCTGTAAGTCTGAAAAAGTATGATCAAATTGCTgtatttattcttctgtttattAGTTGTGAgggcttttctgttttcctttaattatctctctgaaagaaaagcaatgtaTATTTAGGGCTTGAAGTGAATAGTACAGTGGTAAACATTTCTGTTGTAAAACTAGTGGCATTTTTGTGGGTTTGACTTGAGACTAAGTAGCAGTTGTGTATCTGGGAGGAGATCCAAGTATGTGTTTCAGCTGTTGAATCATTTTACAGACTGGCACACTGGAATGGTCTCTGCTGCATGATGTGCAAATGTAATGTTTTTTCTGAGTTTAAAATGAAGTATATTTTAGATCACACTAGTGTTAGCTGCTGATCTACAGGTTTGAAACGTAACTAAACTGACATCTTGATGTTTTTCCCTAGAGGAGATGGGGACTGACTATGCAAGCTGTAAATACTGCCTGAAAAAGTAAATGCTTCCTATTTCACCTGCTTACAACTTAATACACAAAACCAAGGTGCCATTGTTGCCTCCAAAAGAGAGGAGCTAAGGATGGGAAGACGCAGCTTTTACTAAAGGGTTGGGGTGCTTTTGCCAATAGCAGCTGCCActccttccccttttccacGCTAGCAGGATCATGGCCTGTCAGTGCTGGTCACAGACTGTGCAAGCGCCCTCTGTGGTGCCTGAAGACAAGCAAGAAAGATGGTTTGTCTTTCTGGGTCAGTCAGGAATAGTTGCCTTACCCTCCACCAGCCTtgccccctgccacagcagaggCCCTGTTCTCAACTGCAGGCgagttcagcagcagcttgaaAGTTAATGTGTTTGGGGCTGAG carries:
- the HCFC2 gene encoding host cell factor 2 isoform X3, encoding MAAAAAGLSWRRVSSFTGPVPRSRHGHRAVAIRELVIIFGGGNEGIADELHVYNTATNQWFLPAVRGDIPPGCAAHGFVCDGTRILVFGGMVEYGRYSNDLYELQASRWLWKKVKPQAPSTGSPPCPRLGHSFSLYGNKCYLFGGLANESEDSNNNVPRYLNDFYELELQHGSGVVGWSIPVTKGILPSPRESHTAIVYCRKDLGSPKIYIFGGMCGCRLNDLWELDIETMTWSRPETKGTVPLPRSLHTANVIGNKMYVFGGWVPQSAGGEISAHDGEWKYTTEWIGLISDCQEDKSNLLPGPRAGHCAVAVGTRLYIWSGRDGYRKAWNNQVCCKDLWYLDTEKPPAPSQVQLIRATTNSFQVKWDEVPTVEGYLLQLHADSPVPSVAGIPGTGVPETSSSQGGSSLHQSPQSLPNVPYPEMKVDHPSQTNNVIPNNVQVSLSSNSLLKVEGKEKVTASENKITQETMKTHADETGFKESNASSLLPVCTSSSQTSANVGELHDLDKRTVNPDASVSSTVSSTQTMVTQQAVKTESSSTNGAVVKDETSLTTFNSKSEAAETACVMPSTRVSIGQTNDPHSSKTPQRPMAPVKTRDRQWYDVGIFKNNSAVVSQFYLLPEEMLSLSNKTESADVPDYRLLKKQDLFPGTVYRFRVAAINGCGVGPFSKVSEFKTCIPGFPGAPSTVKITKSVDCIHLSWEPPASPSGNILEYSAYLAIRSTQLQENPSQLVFMRIYCGLKTSCIVTAAQLSNAHVDYTSRPAIVFRISAKNERGYGPATQVRWLQGKVNVGCSI
- the HCFC2 gene encoding host cell factor 2 isoform X2, which produces MAAAAAGLSWRRVSSFTGPVPRSRHGHRAVAIRELVIIFGGGNEGIADELHVYNTATNQWFLPAVRGDIPPGCAAHGFVCDGTRILVFGGMVEYGRYSNDLYELQASRWLWKKVKPQAPSTGSPPCPRLGHSFSLYGNKCYLFGGLANESEDSNNNVPRYLNDFYELELQHGSGVVGWSIPVTKGILPSPRESHTAIVYCRKDLGSPKIYIFGGMCGCRLNDLWELDIETMTWSRPETKGTVPLPRSLHTANVIGNKMYVFGGWVPQSAGGEISAHDGEWKCTGSFSYLNLDTTEWIGLISDCQEDKSNLLPGPRAGHCAVAVGTRLYIWSGRDGYRKAWNNQVCCKDLWYLDTEKPPAPSQVQLIRATTNSFQVKWDEVPTVEGYLLQLHADSPVPSVAGIPGTGVPETSSSQGGSSLHQSPQSLPNVPYPEMKVDHPSQTNNVIPNNVQVSLSSNSLLKVEGKEKVTASENKITQETMKTHADETGFKESNASSLLPVCTSSSQTSANVGELHDLDKRTVNPDASVSSTVSSTQTMVTQQAVKTESSSTNGAVVKDETSLTTFNSKSEAAETACVMPSTRVSIGQTNDPHSSKTPQRPMAPVKTRDRQWYDVGIFKNNSAVVSQFYLLPEEMLSLSNKTESADVPDYRLLKKQDLFPGTVYRFRVAAINGCGVGPFSKVSEFKTCIPGFPGAPSTVKITKSVDCIHLSWEPPASPSGNILEYSAYLAIRSTQLQENPSQLVFMRIYCGLKTSCIVTAAQLSNAHVDYTSRPAIVFRISAKNERGYGPATQVRWLQDMKTSSSK
- the HCFC2 gene encoding host cell factor 2 isoform X4, producing MVEYGRYSNDLYELQASRWLWKKVKPQAPSTGSPPCPRLGHSFSLYGNKCYLFGGLANESEDSNNNVPRYLNDFYELELQHGSGVVGWSIPVTKGILPSPRESHTAIVYCRKDLGSPKIYIFGGMCGCRLNDLWELDIETMTWSRPETKGTVPLPRSLHTANVIGNKMYVFGGWVPQSAGGEISAHDGEWKCTGSFSYLNLDTTEWIGLISDCQEDKSNLLPGPRAGHCAVAVGTRLYIWSGRDGYRKAWNNQVCCKDLWYLDTEKPPAPSQVQLIRATTNSFQVKWDEVPTVEGYLLQLHADSPVPSVAGIPGTGVPETSSSQGGSSLHQSPQSLPNVPYPEMKVDHPSQTNNVIPNNVQVSLSSNSLLKVEGKEKVTASENKITQETMKTHADETGFKESNASSLLPVCTSSSQTSANVGELHDLDKRTVNPDASVSSTVSSTQTMVTQQAVKTESSSTNGAVVKDETSLTTFNSKSEAAETACVMPSTRVSIGQTNDPHSSKTPQRPMAPVKTRDRQWYDVGIFKNNSAVVSQFYLLPEEMLSLSNKTESADVPDYRLLKKQDLFPGTVYRFRVAAINGCGVGPFSKVSEFKTCIPGFPGAPSTVKITKSVDCIHLSWEPPASPSGNILEYSAYLAIRSTQLQENPSQLVFMRIYCGLKTSCIVTAAQLSNAHVDYTSRPAIVFRISAKNERGYGPATQVRWLQGKVNVGCSI
- the HCFC2 gene encoding host cell factor 2 isoform X1, yielding MAAAAAGLSWRRVSSFTGPVPRSRHGHRAVAIRELVIIFGGGNEGIADELHVYNTATNQWFLPAVRGDIPPGCAAHGFVCDGTRILVFGGMVEYGRYSNDLYELQASRWLWKKVKPQAPSTGSPPCPRLGHSFSLYGNKCYLFGGLANESEDSNNNVPRYLNDFYELELQHGSGVVGWSIPVTKGILPSPRESHTAIVYCRKDLGSPKIYIFGGMCGCRLNDLWELDIETMTWSRPETKGTVPLPRSLHTANVIGNKMYVFGGWVPQSAGGEISAHDGEWKCTGSFSYLNLDTTEWIGLISDCQEDKSNLLPGPRAGHCAVAVGTRLYIWSGRDGYRKAWNNQVCCKDLWYLDTEKPPAPSQVQLIRATTNSFQVKWDEVPTVEGYLLQLHADSPVPSVAGIPGTGVPETSSSQGGSSLHQSPQSLPNVPYPEMKVDHPSQTNNVIPNNVQVSLSSNSLLKVEGKEKVTASENKITQETMKTHADETGFKESNASSLLPVCTSSSQTSANVGELHDLDKRTVNPDASVSSTVSSTQTMVTQQAVKTESSSTNGAVVKDETSLTTFNSKSEAAETACVMPSTRVSIGQTNDPHSSKTPQRPMAPVKTRDRQWYDVGIFKNNSAVVSQFYLLPEEMLSLSNKTESADVPDYRLLKKQDLFPGTVYRFRVAAINGCGVGPFSKVSEFKTCIPGFPGAPSTVKITKSVDCIHLSWEPPASPSGNILEYSAYLAIRSTQLQENPSQLVFMRIYCGLKTSCIVTAAQLSNAHVDYTSRPAIVFRISAKNERGYGPATQVRWLQGKVNVGCSI